A window from Camelus dromedarius isolate mCamDro1 chromosome 9, mCamDro1.pat, whole genome shotgun sequence encodes these proteins:
- the ZNF628 gene encoding zinc finger protein 628 isoform X2, whose amino-acid sequence MVGSHADMAPASTAEGAGEKPGPAAPAPTAQYECGECGKSFRWSSRLLHHQRTHTGERPYKCPDCPKAFKGSSALLYHQRGHTGERPYQCPDCPKAFKRSSLLQIHRSVHTGLRAFTCGQCGLAFKWSSHYQYHLRQHTGERPYPCPDCPKAFKNSSSLRRHRHVHTGERPYTCGVCGKSFTQSTNLRQHQRVHTGERPFRCPLCPKTFTHSSNLLLHQRTHGSAAAAPAAASASAPPPREPGGKVLVSDAYLQRHLQPPSPPAPPPPAPPPVVPELFLAAAETTVELVYRCDGCELGFGSEELLLEHQPCPGPEAPPPPQDAPTEPPKADPPPPPSLTPSSPLPHPQPGVAAAPGFACLPCGKSFRTVAGLSRHQHSHGVAGGQAFRCGSCDGAFPQLASLLAHQQCHVEEAAAGRPPPQAEAAEVTCPQEPLAPVPAPPTPAPAPASAERPYKCAECGKAFKGSSGLRYHLRDHTGERPYQCGECGKAFKRSSLLAIHQRVHTGLRAFTCGQCGLTFKWSSHYQYHLRLHSGERPYACGECGKAFRNTSCLRRHRHVHTGERPHACGVCGKSFAQTSNLRQHQRVHTGERPFRCPLCPKTFTHSSNLLLHQRTHSAERPFACPICGRSFVMAAYLQRHLRTHAPANTASGPAAPPAGPQPPAPLAAAPAPSATQDVHVLPHLQATLSLEVAGGTAQATPPGPAAPNSQTFLLVQTAQGLQLIPSSVQPSTPPPPPAPPKLILLPSSTGGGGSHARQGPRAGGKAGQGAGVVWLPGPGGLGMQGGSNTGASTGGQSLIVLQNVGGGETGPQEVSGVQLQPLRSAPELTTVQIQPAQEVTTVQLQPAQEVTTVQLQPAQEVTTVQLQPVAGQLSSSSGGAMTTEAPNLLVVQSGAAEELLAGPGPGEPGDGEASTGVVQDVLFETLQTDEGLQSVLVLSGADGEQTQLCVQEVETLPPGLAEPPAPGPQGQKLLIIRSASATELLENGSVGGGAAALQLLAPPPPSPASAPAGLPAAPASQMVQVVPAGAAPGGMTSQGLPSIQIVQTLPAVQLVHTF is encoded by the coding sequence ATGGTTGGATCCCACGCAGACATGGCGCCGGCCTCTACCGCAGAGGGGGCCGGGGAGAAGCCGGGACCCGCGGCTCCCGCTCCGACGGCCCAGTATGAGTGTGGGGAGTGCGGCAAGTCCTTTCGCTGGTCATCCCGGCTCCTGCACCACCAACGCACGCACACGGGAGAGCGGCCCTACAAGTGCCCCGATTGCCCCAAGGCCTTCAAGGGCTCCTCAGCCCTGCTGTATCACCAGCGGGGCCACACGGGCGAGCGGCCCTACCAGTGCCCCGACTGCCCCAAGGCCTTCAAGCGCTCGTCACTGCTGCAGATCCATCGCAGCGTGCACACAGGCCTGCGGGCCTTCACCTGCGGCCAGTGCGGCCTGGCCTTCAAGTGGTCCTCACACTACCAGTACCACCTGCGGCAGCACACGGGCGAGCGGCCCTACCCTTGCCCGGACTGCCCCAAGGCCTTCAAGAACTCGTCCAGCCTGCGGCGCCACCGGCACGTGCACACGGGCGAGCGGCCCTACACCTGCGGCGTGTGCGGCAAGAGCTTCACGCAGAGCACCAACCTGCGGCAGCACCAGCGCGTGCACACCGGCGAGCGGCCCTTCCGCTGCCCGCTCTGCCCCAAGACCTTCACGCACTCCTCCAACCTGCTGCTGCACCAGCGCACCCATGGCAGCGCGGCCGCCGCCCCGGCCGCGGCCTCCGCCTCCGCCCCTCCGCCGCGGGAGCCGGGTGGCAAGGTCTTGGTCTCCGATGCCTACCTGCAGCGGCACCTCCAGCCCCCCAGCCCGCCTGCGCCCCCACCGCCTGCGCCCCCGCCCGTGGTGCCCGAGCTCTTTCTGGCCGCGGCTGAGACCACAGTGGAGCTGGTGTACCGCTGCGACGGCTGTGAGCTGGGCTTCGGCAGCGAGGAGCTGCTCCTGgagcaccagccctgccctgggcccgagGCGCCGCCTCCGCCCCAGGACGCGCCCACCGAGCCACCCAAGGCTGACCCTCCCCCGCCGCCCTCTCTGACTCCGTCGTCCCCCCTGCCGCACCCCCAGCCGGGCGTCGCTGCCGCCCCTGGCTTTGCCTGCCTCCCCTGCGGGAAGTCCTTCCGGACGGTGGCCGGCCTCTCCCGTCACCAGCACAGCCATGGGGTGGCTGGCGGGCAGGCATTCCGCTGTGGCAGCTGTGACGGCGCCTTCCCGCAGCTGGCCAGCCTCCTGGCACACCAGCAGTGCCACGTGGAAGAGGCCGCGGCCGGGCGCCCGCCTCCCCAGGCTGAGGCTGCCGAGGTCACCTGTCCCCAGGAGCCTCTGGCCCCCGTCCCCGCCCCGCCTACTCCCGCACCTGCCCCGGCTTCTGCCGAGCGACCCTACAAGTGCGCTGAGTGTGGCAAGGCATTCAAGGGCTCATCCGGGCTGCGCTATCACCTGCGGGACCACACGGGTGAGCGGCCCTACCAGTGCGGTGAGTGTGGCAAGGCCTTCAAGCGCTCGTCGCTGCTTGCCATCCACCAGCGCGTGCACACGGGCCTGCGGGCCTTCACCTGCGGCCAGTGCGGCCTCACCTTCAAGTGGTCCTCACACTACCAGTACCACCTGCGGCTGCACTCGGGCGAGCGGCCCTACGCCTGCGGGGAGTGCGGCAAAGCCTTCCGCAACACCTCGTGCCTGCGGCGCCACCGGCACGTGCACACAGGCGAGCGGCCCCACGCCTGCGGCGTGTGCGGCAAGAGCTTCGCCCAGACCTCCAACCTGCGGCAGCACCAGCGCGTACACACGGGCGAGCGGCCCTTCCGCTGCCCGCTTTGCCCCAAGACCTTCACGCACTCCTCCAACCTGCTGCTGCACCAGCGCACCCACTCAGCTGAGCGCCCTTTCGCCTGCCCGATCTGCGGCCGCAGCTTTGTCATGGCCGCCTACCTGCAGCGGCACCTGAGGACGCATGCCCCCGCCAACACTGCTTCTGGCCCCGCAGCCCCGCCTGCcggcccccagcctcctgccccactGGCTGCcgccccagccccctctgccacCCAAGATGTCCAcgtcctcccccacctccaggccacACTCTCCCTGGAGGTGGCAGGGGGTACGGCCCAGGCCACACCCCCGGGCCCAGCAGCCCCCAACTCCCAGACGTTTCTCCTGGTGCAGACTGCCCAGGGTCTCCAGCTGATCCCCAGCAGCGTCCAACCCtccacacccccgcccccacctgcacCCCCCAAGCTCATCTTGCTGCCCTCCAGTACTGGTGGTGGGGGCAGCCATGCCAGGCAGGGCCCACGAGCTGGGGGGAAAGCTGGTCAGGGGGCTGGAGTAGTCTGGCTGCCAGGCCCTGGAGGGTTAGGGATGCAGGGAGGGAGCAACACCGGGGCCAGCACGGGAGGGCAGAGCCTCATAGTTCTGCAgaatgtggggggtggggagacagggcCGCAGGAAGTGAGTGGGGTCCAGCTCCAGCCCCTTCGGTCAGCCCCAGAACTGACCACGGTCCAGATCCAGCCAGCCCAGGAGGTGACCACAGTCCAGCTCCAGCCAGCACAGGAGGTGACCACGGTCCAGCTCCAGCCAGCACAGGAGGTGACCACGGTCCAGCTCCAGCCTGTGGCAGGTCAGCTGTCCAGTTCCAGTGGCGGAGCCATGACTACTGAGGCCCCTAACCTACTGGTGGTTCAGAGTGGGGCAGCCGAGGAGTTGCTGGCAGGCCCTGGCCCCGGGGAGCCTGGTGATGGTGAGGCCAGCACTGGTGTGGTCCAGGATGTGCTCTTTGAGACCCTGCAGACGGATGAGGGGTTGCAGAGCGTCCTGGTGCTGAGCGGGGCTGATGGGGAGCAGACCCAGCTGTGTGTGCAGGAAGTGGAGACCCTACCCCCAGGGCTGGCTGAGCCGCCAGCCCCTGGCCCACAGGGACAGAAACTGCTCATTATCCGCAGTGCTTCAGCCACAGAGCTGCTGGAGAATGGCAGCGTTGGGGGAGGTGCAGCCGCGCTGCAGCTGCTGGCCCCCCCACCACCTAGCCCGGCCTCTGCTCCTGCGGGCCTCCCTGCGGCTCCTGCCTCCCAGATGGTACAAGTGGTCCCTGCAGGAGCTGCACCTGGTGGCATGACCTCACAGGGTCTACCCTCTATCCAGATTGTCCAGACTCTGCCCGCAGTCCAGCTGGTGCACACGTTTTGA
- the NAT14 gene encoding probable N-acetyltransferase 14, which translates to MAPSHLSVREMREDEKPLVLEMLKAGVKDTENRVALHALTRPPALLLLAAASSGLRFVLASFALALLLPVFLAVVAMKLGLRARWGSLPPPGSLGGPWVAVRGSGDVCGVLALAPGSSAGDGARVTRLSVSRWHRRRGVGRQLLAFAESRTRAWAGSMGETRARLVVPVAVAAWGVAGMLEGCGYQPEGSWGCMGYPLVREFGKDL; encoded by the exons ATGGCCCCCAGCCACTTGTCGGTGCGGGAGATGAGGGAAGATGAGAAACCCTTAGTGCTGGAGATGCTAAAG GCTGGTGTGAAGGACACAGAGAACCGCGTGGCCCTCCACGCCCTGACACGGCCgccagccctgctcctcctggCGGCAGCCAGCAGTGGCCTGCGCTTCGTCCTGGCCTCCTTTGCCCTGGCCCTCCTCCTGCCCGTGTTCCTGGCTGTGGTGGCCATGAAGCTGGGCCTGCGGGCCCGGTGGGGCTCGCTGCCCCCACCGGGCAGCCTGGGGGGCCCCTGGGTGGCTGTGAGGGGCTCAGGCGACGTGTGCGGggtcctggccctggccccaggcTCCAGTGCTGGTGATGGGGCCCGGGTCACCCGCCTCTCTGTCTCTCGCTGGCATCGCCGCCGAGGCGTGGGCAGGCAGCTGCTGGCCTTTGCTGAATCCCGGACTCGAGCCTGGGCGGGCAGCATGGGGGAGACCCGGGCCCGGCTCGTGGTCCCGGTGGCTGTGGCGGCGTGGGGTGTGGCAGGGATGCTGGAGGGCTGCGGCTACCAGCCCGAGGGGAGCTGGGGCTGCATGGGCTACCCGCTGGTGAGAGAGTTCGGCAAGGACCTGTGA